One segment of Nitrospirota bacterium DNA contains the following:
- a CDS encoding MATE family efflux transporter, which translates to MIEVVEFGGPVTEQSKAVNLTTGSIWRNIWHMSWPMMLVMFFNFLVGLTDIYVAGFLGPEVQAVVGFVGQLYFFIVIVANAISIGTVAIVSRAVGAGNFEGSLSTARQSLLFAVVCALALTAACLLFQEQIIALAGFSAGLRQTALDFFVIFAFSLAPNYIVIIANAIFRAGGEVKLMLITMFFVSLINVALNFFLVFGVYSFHGLGYKGIALATAAAMSAGTIICVVLFRKSMWRNIFSGYWHVSAALVRRIFILSWPAALIQISWTAGNIFLYNILGRLQEESVTAMAALTNGLRIEAFIYLPVFALNMAAAVLTGQNLGAGEPERAEKIGWKISLSGVAFVSLIALPVFIWAGEISSPVAKEQHVLAETIRYLRITMLSEPFMAISVVLGGCLMGAGDTKGAMLVIVSTLWIIRFPLAYLLAVVAGYGAAGVWWAMVVSMFFQGVAMTMRFRRGRWKNVVP; encoded by the coding sequence ATGATTGAAGTTGTTGAATTCGGAGGCCCGGTTACGGAACAAAGCAAAGCAGTCAATCTTACAACAGGAAGCATTTGGAGAAACATATGGCATATGTCGTGGCCCATGATGCTCGTAATGTTTTTCAATTTTCTTGTCGGCCTTACCGACATATATGTTGCCGGGTTCCTCGGTCCTGAGGTCCAGGCTGTCGTGGGTTTTGTCGGCCAGCTTTATTTCTTTATCGTCATTGTGGCTAATGCCATCAGCATCGGGACAGTGGCGATAGTTTCGAGGGCGGTCGGCGCAGGCAACTTCGAAGGCTCCCTCTCTACAGCAAGACAGTCTCTTCTCTTCGCGGTTGTATGCGCACTGGCGCTTACGGCTGCGTGTCTTTTATTTCAGGAACAGATCATAGCGCTTGCGGGTTTTTCGGCAGGATTACGACAGACCGCCTTGGACTTCTTTGTGATATTCGCATTCTCACTCGCGCCGAATTATATAGTGATAATCGCCAACGCCATTTTCAGGGCCGGCGGCGAGGTGAAACTGATGCTGATCACGATGTTCTTTGTAAGCCTGATCAATGTAGCGCTGAATTTTTTTCTGGTCTTCGGAGTATATTCATTCCACGGCCTCGGGTACAAAGGCATTGCCTTAGCTACCGCTGCTGCTATGTCGGCAGGCACGATCATTTGCGTTGTCCTGTTTAGGAAAAGCATGTGGAGGAATATTTTTTCAGGCTATTGGCATGTGTCTGCTGCTTTGGTCAGGCGTATATTTATTTTAAGCTGGCCCGCGGCCCTTATACAGATATCGTGGACTGCTGGCAACATCTTTCTCTACAATATCCTGGGCCGTCTTCAGGAGGAAAGTGTCACGGCAATGGCAGCTCTTACAAACGGCCTGAGGATCGAGGCGTTCATTTATCTCCCGGTATTTGCGCTGAATATGGCGGCTGCTGTGCTCACAGGCCAGAACCTCGGGGCAGGAGAACCTGAAAGGGCGGAAAAGATAGGCTGGAAGATATCGCTTTCAGGAGTCGCATTTGTCAGTCTTATAGCGCTGCCTGTTTTCATATGGGCAGGGGAGATTTCCTCGCCGGTGGCAAAGGAACAGCATGTTCTTGCAGAGACAATCCGGTATCTCAGGATAACCATGCTGTCCGAGCCGTTTATGGCTATCAGTGTTGTTTTGGGCGGATGTCTTATGGGCGCAGGCGATACAAAAGGGGCCATGCTCGTCATTGTGAGCACTCTCTGGATCATCCGTTTTCCGCTTGCATATCTCCTCGCTGTTGTTGCGGGGTACGGCGCAGCCGGGGTCTGGTGGGCGATGGTCGTCTCTATGTTTTTCCAGGGCGTTGCCATGACAATGCGGTTCAGAAGAGGGCGGTGGAAAAATGTTGTCCCCTAA
- a CDS encoding HAMP domain-containing histidine kinase produces the protein MTKNEKVIDFPAFLASMAHDMKNSLSMLLNTLEEVNGICTAETCPSHKRLSQVQYEATRVNNNLIQLLTLYKMDNDQFSVNISQYSVIDLLEDTMMQNKPLLDFKGIEVSAVCDDDLSWFFDQGLISGVINNVLNNAFRYAKARIKIRAAEKDGWLVLSIEDDGRGYPSEMLGTGGQANRRVSFKTGSTGLGLYFASIIAMMHKNKGKEGFISLTNGGEYGGGCFTITLP, from the coding sequence ATGACAAAAAACGAAAAGGTAATAGACTTCCCGGCGTTTCTCGCATCAATGGCGCATGACATGAAAAATTCACTGAGTATGCTGCTCAATACCCTGGAGGAAGTCAACGGTATTTGCACCGCAGAAACCTGCCCTTCGCACAAGCGCCTTTCGCAGGTACAGTATGAAGCAACACGGGTGAATAACAATCTTATCCAGCTTCTGACATTATACAAAATGGACAATGACCAGTTCAGCGTCAATATTTCCCAGTATTCCGTTATCGACCTACTTGAGGACACGATGATGCAGAATAAACCCTTGCTTGATTTTAAAGGGATCGAGGTGTCCGCCGTATGCGATGATGATTTATCCTGGTTCTTTGACCAGGGCCTTATATCGGGAGTCATCAATAACGTATTGAATAATGCCTTCCGCTACGCCAAAGCCAGAATCAAGATCCGCGCTGCCGAAAAAGACGGATGGCTTGTACTGAGCATCGAAGATGACGGACGGGGTTATCCCTCTGAAATGTTAGGGACAGGCGGGCAGGCAAACAGAAGGGTCAGTTTCAAAACAGGAAGTACGGGGCTCGGCCTTTATTTTGCCTCCATCATTGCGATGATGCATAAGAATAAAGGCAAAGAGGGCTTCATCTCTCTCACCAACGGCGGCGAGTACGGCGGCGGCTGTTTTACAATAACGCTGCCTTAA
- a CDS encoding response regulator, with product MLLDLKYKKFLIVDDFVEFRKLMMRMLESLGLKNMDEAGSGEAAIAKMEKKTYDIVLCDYNLGHGKKDGQQILEEAKHRGLIGYSCIFIMLTAENTMPMVMGAVEYQPDDYMIKPITKDALTRRLDRCMKRKADFETVENAIRNNEYARAIALCGELAKNNPKNILEYLRLKSELCITIGRYDDATAVFEEVLAMREIAWAKMGLGKVHFLKADYPKAKEFFQAVIEENKTYMEAYDWLARTLEELGSPADAQQVLVAATEISPKAILRHQAIGRISYKMSDFDTAEEAYKSAVTIGKNSCFKSPTDYTGLAKTLVKKDASEEALSVLGEARNEFKGNNDAMLQTAVTEGIVFKKLNRPEEAKKALQEAAGLFDGHPGHIPMEESMDLAKVCFELGEKETGLKFMRDIMKNNHDNDKVIKMVRDVFKNAKLESEGEEIIISTRSQILKLNNDGVALAEAGKLEEAIEYFEKAVSGCPENKIVNANAAHVLMLHMKKNGRKDKFLQKVSQYLDRVKKIDPTFDRYQQLLDMYEKIRTPEVAVKK from the coding sequence ATGCTGCTTGATTTAAAGTATAAGAAATTCCTGATAGTTGATGATTTTGTTGAGTTCAGAAAGCTTATGATGAGGATGCTCGAATCATTAGGACTGAAGAACATGGACGAAGCCGGCAGCGGCGAAGCTGCGATCGCGAAGATGGAGAAGAAGACATACGACATTGTATTGTGCGATTACAATCTCGGACACGGTAAAAAGGACGGCCAGCAGATTCTTGAAGAGGCAAAGCACCGCGGGCTGATCGGGTATTCCTGCATCTTCATAATGCTGACTGCTGAAAACACGATGCCGATGGTCATGGGCGCCGTTGAATACCAGCCCGATGACTATATGATCAAGCCTATTACAAAGGATGCACTGACGAGAAGACTGGACAGGTGCATGAAGAGAAAAGCGGATTTTGAGACTGTTGAAAATGCGATCCGCAATAATGAATACGCGCGCGCAATTGCACTGTGCGGCGAACTCGCCAAAAACAACCCGAAAAATATCCTGGAATATCTGCGCCTGAAAAGCGAGCTCTGTATAACTATCGGGCGTTACGATGATGCGACCGCTGTTTTTGAAGAAGTCCTTGCTATGCGGGAAATTGCATGGGCCAAAATGGGACTCGGCAAGGTGCACTTTCTTAAGGCTGACTATCCAAAGGCAAAGGAGTTTTTCCAGGCGGTCATCGAGGAGAATAAGACCTATATGGAGGCATACGACTGGCTGGCAAGGACCCTTGAAGAGCTGGGTTCCCCGGCGGACGCACAACAGGTACTTGTCGCCGCTACCGAGATATCGCCTAAGGCCATATTGAGGCACCAGGCCATCGGCAGGATCTCATACAAGATGAGCGACTTTGATACCGCTGAAGAGGCCTATAAATCAGCTGTTACGATCGGTAAGAATTCATGTTTTAAAAGCCCGACCGATTACACCGGCTTGGCAAAGACACTTGTAAAAAAGGACGCCTCCGAGGAGGCGCTTTCAGTCCTTGGCGAGGCGCGCAATGAATTCAAGGGAAACAATGATGCCATGCTTCAGACAGCAGTTACCGAGGGCATAGTGTTCAAAAAATTAAACCGCCCGGAAGAGGCAAAAAAGGCGCTTCAGGAGGCGGCCGGCCTTTTCGACGGCCATCCCGGCCATATCCCGATGGAGGAGAGCATGGACCTGGCAAAGGTGTGCTTTGAGCTGGGCGAAAAGGAAACGGGACTCAAGTTCATGCGGGACATTATGAAGAACAATCACGACAATGATAAGGTCATAAAGATGGTGCGGGACGTTTTTAAGAACGCGAAATTAGAGTCGGAAGGTGAAGAGATAATCATATCCACAAGATCGCAGATCCTTAAACTCAATAATGACGGTGTGGCCCTTGCCGAAGCAGGCAAGCTCGAAGAGGCGATCGAGTATTTTGAAAAGGCGGTAAGCGGCTGCCCTGAAAATAAGATCGTAAACGCGAACGCCGCTCATGTGCTTATGCTGCACATGAAAAAGAACGGCAGGAAGGACAAGTTCCTGCAAAAGGTTTCGCAATATCTTGACAGGGTAAAGAAGATAGATCCGACGTTCGACAGGTATCAGCAACTGCTGGACATGTATGAAAAGATCAGGACCCCTGAAGTGGCCGTGAAAAAATGA
- a CDS encoding phosphoglycerate kinase: protein MSTNNIDKRLPLIQDADLNGKIVLVRFDHNVVKKGVIKDPFRIDKTLGTLYYIADRGGRPILMTHIGRPKDKKTGKITCNPDDSVEPIVEYLKRKLHTDFYTPHCEKDPELGIAGMCDDVLNAIEDLKNRKIGGIYLPNTRWFRGEEGEGFFRDNLAVQLSDIADVYVNDAFGSWQPHVSTYDITKFIPSYAGFLMQQEIANLSHVINPERPFLAVVAGSKYDTKIGPLYAIYEKADHVILGGVLYNGYLCAKYDISIKGIEEDDIKAAKDLVNIDREKRKILELPYIVESDTMEGRTEGKYRTISINDFKKNDSYGYILDIDPQSFVDGKVGEVILGAKTIFVNAVMGYTPHFSEGSKALDETLDKNQNALKMYGGGDTLQEFKNLCPGLYLSILDSTKYYFFTGGGTVLTAIEKGSPYGLKPIQALMENKERGGKSL from the coding sequence ATGTCGACAAACAACATAGACAAAAGACTCCCTCTGATTCAGGATGCCGACCTTAACGGCAAGATCGTCCTTGTAAGGTTCGACCATAATGTCGTCAAAAAGGGCGTCATAAAAGACCCTTTCAGGATCGACAAGACCCTCGGCACCCTTTACTACATTGCAGACCGGGGTGGACGCCCTATCCTTATGACTCATATCGGCAGGCCCAAAGACAAAAAAACGGGAAAGATAACGTGCAACCCGGATGACTCCGTGGAGCCGATCGTGGAATATTTAAAACGCAAGCTTCACACGGATTTTTATACCCCTCACTGCGAGAAAGACCCTGAGCTCGGTATTGCCGGAATGTGCGATGACGTGCTCAACGCCATTGAGGACCTGAAGAACAGAAAGATCGGCGGCATTTATCTCCCCAATACCAGATGGTTCAGGGGTGAAGAGGGAGAGGGTTTTTTCAGGGACAATTTGGCGGTGCAGCTCTCCGATATCGCGGATGTCTATGTAAATGACGCCTTTGGTTCGTGGCAGCCCCATGTCTCTACCTATGACATCACAAAATTCATCCCTTCATATGCCGGGTTTCTCATGCAGCAGGAGATAGCAAACTTAAGCCATGTCATAAATCCCGAAAGGCCTTTTCTCGCGGTTGTCGCAGGCTCCAAATACGACACAAAGATCGGCCCCCTCTATGCGATTTATGAAAAGGCGGACCACGTGATCCTGGGCGGGGTTTTATATAACGGCTATCTGTGCGCAAAATACGATATCTCCATCAAGGGGATAGAGGAAGATGACATCAAGGCGGCAAAAGACCTCGTGAACATAGACAGGGAAAAACGAAAGATCCTTGAACTCCCGTATATTGTAGAATCAGATACGATGGAAGGCAGGACCGAAGGTAAATACCGGACCATCTCGATCAATGATTTCAAAAAAAATGACAGCTACGGATATATCCTGGACATTGACCCTCAATCATTTGTAGACGGGAAGGTCGGGGAAGTGATACTCGGCGCAAAGACCATCTTTGTAAACGCCGTCATGGGGTACACGCCGCATTTTTCTGAAGGCTCAAAAGCCCTTGACGAAACCCTCGATAAAAATCAAAACGCGCTGAAAATGTACGGCGGCGGAGACACGCTGCAGGAATTCAAGAACCTCTGTCCCGGACTTTATCTTTCAATACTCGACAGCACAAAATACTACTTCTTCACCGGCGGCGGCACCGTCCTTACCGCAATAGAAAAGGGAAGCCCTTACGGTTTAAAACCAATCCAGGCCTTAATGGAAAATAAGGAGAGGGGGGGCAAGAGCTTATAG
- a CDS encoding DUF3187 family protein, with amino-acid sequence MKVISIALALILFSLICFLPPAFSFEGPFQVKNQYPIFLHADQPYLEKAAVENSMSYSLSHSSTYTVQNSGHWDISLDMEITELNFRYKRIVKDFAEFDLDIPVLMIGGGFMDGFLENYHSAFGFPDYGRSNRPHNEFLYEVKRDGRLIVQGKSRTKFGDIRLAVKKPLISQNGFDLSVKGDVELPVGNAKTGFGNGSVDAGVSVLLDKKITDSIMAYLNFGAVFPGDLKGHEKIDLKNFIYGGAAIEADLGDGYGLLAQALGQSPIYPETDLLAVDREAWLLVLGGRYKTGKRSFELSLTEDINTSGAPDFILNLTYKVNL; translated from the coding sequence GTGAAAGTCATATCCATAGCCCTTGCATTAATTCTTTTCTCCCTCATCTGTTTCTTGCCCCCGGCCTTTTCTTTTGAAGGCCCTTTCCAGGTAAAAAACCAGTACCCGATATTTCTTCACGCGGACCAGCCGTATCTTGAAAAAGCCGCGGTGGAAAATTCCATGTCATACAGCCTTTCACATTCAAGCACCTACACTGTGCAAAATTCGGGACACTGGGACATCAGCCTCGACATGGAGATCACCGAATTGAATTTCAGATACAAGAGGATTGTAAAAGACTTTGCTGAATTCGATCTGGATATCCCTGTACTGATGATAGGCGGCGGTTTCATGGACGGCTTTCTCGAAAATTATCACAGCGCATTCGGTTTTCCTGATTACGGAAGAAGCAACCGGCCGCACAATGAATTCCTTTATGAAGTTAAAAGAGACGGTCGCCTGATCGTTCAGGGCAAAAGCAGGACAAAGTTTGGCGATATCAGGCTTGCGGTCAAAAAACCGCTGATCTCCCAAAACGGCTTTGACCTGAGCGTAAAAGGCGATGTCGAGCTTCCCGTTGGAAACGCCAAAACCGGTTTCGGCAACGGCAGCGTGGACGCCGGGGTGTCCGTTCTCCTTGATAAAAAGATCACAGACAGCATTATGGCATACTTGAACTTCGGCGCGGTGTTCCCCGGTGACTTGAAAGGTCATGAGAAAATAGACCTGAAAAATTTTATTTACGGCGGCGCGGCAATTGAAGCTGATCTTGGAGACGGTTACGGTCTGCTGGCACAGGCGCTGGGGCAGTCTCCCATTTATCCTGAAACGGACCTGCTGGCCGTTGACAGGGAAGCCTGGCTCCTCGTCCTCGGCGGCAGGTACAAAACCGGGAAAAGGAGTTTCGAACTCTCCCTGACAGAGGACATCAATACATCAGGCGCGCCGGATTTTATTTTAAACCTGACTTACAAGGTAAACTTGTAA
- a CDS encoding alpha/beta hydrolase, giving the protein MELDATIHKGSPDSPVVIFIHGLSLNKHIWLDPLETKIFANNVPLKVFAATRPKPRSTSNTKKLTFGDIPGKVDNLWDALKMKGFNLICWSQSRPVAPISAASEELKKVVKLAKEVFPRRHIALIGHSRGGLIARKFMEEKMPGIKALITISSPHQGSSLALLGKYLKPISAVLKVALPKDTHGAVSEVIRRFNELIEGQATRELLPDSDFFKTLNDAPVDGVKYLSFGGTKTRLFIVYKWEKRDGKSYPKPFMSVPDSLLQVFPPSVLPEEITAGKGDVLVSAKSSVLPWAEDHYNVPANHVTILWNKKVIKNTVKILEEIS; this is encoded by the coding sequence ATGGAATTAGACGCAACCATTCATAAAGGCAGCCCTGACAGCCCTGTTGTAATCTTTATACACGGCCTCAGCCTGAATAAACATATCTGGCTTGATCCTCTTGAGACGAAAATTTTCGCCAATAATGTCCCGCTGAAGGTCTTTGCCGCAACACGTCCTAAACCCCGTTCCACTTCAAACACAAAAAAGCTTACGTTCGGGGACATTCCGGGAAAAGTTGACAACTTATGGGACGCCCTCAAAATGAAAGGCTTCAACCTTATATGCTGGAGCCAGAGCAGGCCTGTCGCTCCAATAAGCGCTGCCTCGGAAGAATTAAAGAAGGTTGTGAAACTCGCGAAAGAGGTTTTTCCCCGAAGGCATATTGCGCTCATAGGCCACAGCCGGGGAGGGCTGATCGCCAGAAAGTTCATGGAAGAAAAGATGCCGGGAATAAAGGCCCTGATCACAATTTCTTCGCCTCATCAGGGCAGCTCGCTTGCGCTTTTGGGAAAATATCTGAAACCTATATCAGCAGTTCTCAAGGTTGCCCTGCCAAAGGACACACACGGCGCTGTCTCTGAAGTTATCAGGAGATTCAATGAACTTATTGAGGGCCAGGCCACGAGAGAGCTTTTGCCTGACTCAGACTTTTTTAAGACCCTCAATGACGCTCCTGTTGACGGCGTTAAATATTTGTCCTTCGGAGGGACAAAGACTCGGTTGTTTATAGTTTATAAATGGGAAAAGCGGGACGGGAAATCATATCCAAAGCCGTTCATGTCAGTGCCGGACTCATTGCTGCAGGTTTTTCCGCCTTCCGTGCTTCCTGAAGAGATAACCGCGGGGAAAGGCGATGTCCTTGTATCCGCAAAAAGCTCCGTGCTCCCGTGGGCAGAGGATCATTATAATGTGCCGGCAAATCATGTTACAATCCTCTGGAATAAAAAGGTCATCAAAAATACAGTTAAGATATTAGAGGAAATATCATAA
- a CDS encoding cytidine deaminase — MRPDWDNYFIEIAKVVSSRSTCLRRKYGAVIVKDRVIVSTGYNGSPRGLANCVDLGKCKRKELNIPSGERYELCEAVHAEQNAIINGPPDRMKGAVIYIAGFEDDKSFANGSPCKLCDRMIRNAQIAEVVYLNNDGLIAKLSIS, encoded by the coding sequence ATGCGCCCTGACTGGGACAATTATTTTATAGAGATCGCAAAGGTTGTTTCTTCGAGATCCACATGCCTTCGCAGGAAATACGGCGCGGTCATCGTAAAAGACAGGGTAATCGTCAGCACAGGTTATAACGGCTCGCCAAGGGGATTGGCGAATTGCGTGGACCTTGGAAAGTGCAAAAGAAAAGAACTCAACATCCCGTCAGGTGAGAGATACGAATTGTGCGAAGCGGTGCACGCTGAGCAGAACGCGATCATCAACGGTCCTCCTGACAGGATGAAAGGCGCGGTGATCTACATCGCGGGTTTTGAAGATGACAAGAGTTTTGCCAACGGCAGCCCGTGTAAGCTGTGTGACCGGATGATCAGGAACGCACAGATCGCAGAAGTTGTGTATTTAAATAATGACGGGTTGATTGCTAAGTTGAGCATTTCGTAA
- a CDS encoding DUF72 domain-containing protein — translation MPRYWIGTSGFLYDSWKGAFYPEELPHRRWLSFYTGKLNSVELNVTFYRLLKKEAFERWYKETPADFVFCLKGSRFITHVKKLKDVELPLSTYFNATAPLLEKLHVILWQLPPNLKLNLKNLEDFVENLKQYPVRHAFEFRHKSWLTKKVLNLLAASNIAVCMSDWPDFIDDLPLTANFVYLRRHGEGGSYATNYTTDQLKKDAKRIKEYLKQGKDVYYYLNNDAFAYAPKNAAELNGILKDILPKSLTQPPEKKKAKTEVKKIEKKKIVKKAEPKKAAKKIVKKPPVKPAKKTTRPPAKKAVAKAAKRK, via the coding sequence ATGCCAAGGTACTGGATAGGAACCAGCGGATTTTTATATGATTCTTGGAAGGGCGCCTTTTACCCTGAGGAACTTCCGCATAGAAGATGGCTGTCATTTTACACGGGAAAACTTAATTCCGTTGAACTGAACGTCACCTTTTACAGGCTTTTGAAAAAAGAGGCCTTTGAGAGGTGGTACAAGGAAACCCCTGCTGATTTCGTATTCTGCCTGAAGGGAAGTCGGTTCATAACTCACGTAAAAAAACTCAAGGATGTGGAACTGCCGCTTTCAACCTACTTCAACGCCACGGCCCCATTGCTTGAAAAGCTGCATGTCATCCTCTGGCAGCTGCCCCCGAATTTAAAGCTCAATTTAAAAAATCTTGAAGACTTTGTTGAGAACCTCAAGCAGTACCCTGTGCGCCACGCATTTGAGTTCAGGCATAAGAGCTGGCTCACAAAGAAAGTTCTCAATCTTCTCGCTGCCTCCAATATTGCCGTCTGCATGTCTGACTGGCCGGATTTTATCGATGACCTGCCGCTGACCGCCAACTTTGTATATCTTCGCAGGCACGGTGAGGGAGGGAGTTACGCTACAAACTACACAACCGATCAGTTGAAAAAGGACGCAAAGAGAATAAAGGAATATTTGAAACAGGGCAAAGACGTATATTATTATCTGAACAATGACGCCTTCGCGTATGCTCCGAAGAACGCTGCGGAGCTCAACGGAATTCTTAAAGATATCCTCCCGAAGTCGTTGACTCAGCCGCCAGAGAAGAAAAAGGCAAAAACCGAAGTGAAGAAAATAGAGAAGAAGAAAATCGTAAAGAAGGCCGAACCTAAAAAAGCCGCAAAGAAGATAGTTAAAAAGCCCCCCGTAAAACCTGCAAAGAAAACAACCAGGCCCCCGGCAAAGAAGGCTGTTGCAAAAGCTGCCAAGAGAAAGTAG